Proteins encoded by one window of Arabidopsis thaliana chromosome 2, partial sequence:
- a CDS encoding BTB/POZ domain with WD40/YVTN repeat-like protein (BTB/POZ domain with WD40/YVTN repeat-like protein; FUNCTIONS IN: voltage-gated potassium channel activity; INVOLVED IN: potassium ion transport; LOCATED IN: voltage-gated potassium channel complex, membrane; EXPRESSED IN: 17 plant structures; EXPRESSED DURING: 11 growth stages; CONTAINS InterPro DOMAIN/s: WD40 repeat-like-containing domain (InterPro:IPR011046), BTB/POZ fold (InterPro:IPR011333), Potassium channel, voltage dependent, Kv, tetramerisation (InterPro:IPR003131), BTB/POZ-like (InterPro:IPR000210); BEST Arabidopsis thaliana protein match is: BTB/POZ domain with WD40/YVTN repeat-like protein (TAIR:AT4G30940.1); Has 926 Blast hits to 912 proteins in 109 species: Archae - 0; Bacteria - 2; Metazoa - 686; Fungi - 7; Plants - 126; Viruses - 0; Other Eukaryotes - 105 (source: NCBI BLink).) — MGISKDRIKFNVGGRLFETTATTLANAGRDSFFGALFDDEWNLSPLEDSILFVDRNSDCFAVLLDLLRTGDLNVPANIPERLLHREASFYGLLDHVRTAKWGPFDGNRLRLSDSVKGIAPGDGTAIRAGPDGGCCVAHGSVVHVFDWMLEEHSPINLDYQRVNDVGWIDSDNIVLSACEKLGRGDGGMGLFSSSSGDLRYKFQVCHENQVKSYTAGALSFSPDYEIFASCKGRSNEYGIGVWDQITGKQTDFFYESPGWSLGDADKLQWLNGKNCLLVATLFPRKDNCYISLLDFRDKNMVWSWSDIGSPMAIDEKRVRDAIAMEDSNSICVVNEFEDLGFIDLRMYGGSVRWSSRSKLMKSKMPDEPCYPKLALHEGQLFSSMNDSISVFCGPDWVLTSRLRRSYGGSICDFSIGGDRLFALHSEENVFDVWETPPCPII, encoded by the coding sequence ATGGGTATCTCAAAAGACAGGATCAAATTCAACGTTGGTGGACGACTCTTCGAAACGACGGCGACGACGTTAGCAAACGCAGGTCGTGATTCTTTCTTCGGAGCATTGTTCGACGACGAATGGAATCTTTCACCACTTGAAGATTCCATTCTTTTCGTAGACAGAAACTCAGATTGCTTCGCAgttcttcttgatcttctccGTACGGGAGACCTTAACGTTCCGGCCAACATCCCTGAGCGTCTCCTTCATAGAGAAGCTTCTTTCTACGGTTTACTTGACCATGTACGGACCGCTAAATGGGGTCCGTTTGATGGTAACCGTCTTCGTCTATCGGATTCTGTTAAAGGAATTGCTCCCGGAGACGGAACCGCCATCAGGGCAGGTCCTGATGGCGGTTGTTGCGTCGCGCACGGGAGTgttgttcatgtttttgatTGGATGTTGGAAGAACATTCTCCGATCAACCTTGATTACCAGAGAGTAAACGATGTTGGCTGGATTGATTCAGACAACATCGTACTCTCTGCTTGTGAGAAATTGGGAAGAGGAGATGGAGGAATGGGACTGTTCAGTTCATCTTCCGGTGATCTTCGGTATAAGTTTCAGGTCTGTCATGAGAATCAGGTGAAGAGTTATACAGCTGGAGCTTTGAGTTTTTCGCCGGATTATGAGATTTTTGCGAGCTGCAAAGGTCGGAGTAATGAGTATGGAATCGGAGTTTGGGATCAGATAACTGGAAAGCAAACCGATTTCTTCTACGAGAGTCCTGGTTGGTCACTTGGTGATGCTGACAAGCTTCAATGGCTGAATGGTAAGAACTGTCTTCTTGTGGCTACATTGTTTCCAAGAAAGGACAACTGTTACATTAGTTTGTTGGATTTTCGGGACAAGAACATGGTTTGGTCATGGTCGGATATTGGGTCTCCTATGGCGATAGACgagaagagagtgagagatgCAATAGCTATGGAAGATAGCAATTCGATTTGTGTGGTGAATGAGTTTGAGGATTTGGGGTTTATTGATCTGAGGATGTATGGAGGAAGCGTGAGGTGGAGTTCGAGAAGTAAACTGATGAAGAGTAAGATGCCTGATGAGCCTTGTTACCCGAAACTAGCTTTGCATGAAGGCCagcttttctcatcaatgaatgATTCTATCTCTGTGTTCTGTGGACCAGACTGGGTCTTAACTTCTAGGCTAAGAAGAAGCTATGGTGGCTCAATCTGTGATTTCTCCATTGGTGGCGACCGCCTTTTTGCATTGCATAGCGAGGAGAATGTGTTTGATGTCTGGGAGACTCCGCCTTGTCCGATCATATAA
- a CDS encoding LOW protein: F-box/kelch-repeat protein (DUF295) (CONTAINS InterPro DOMAIN/s: F-box domain, cyclin-like (InterPro:IPR001810), Protein of unknown function DUF295 (InterPro:IPR005174); BEST Arabidopsis thaliana protein match is: Protein of unknown function (DUF295) (TAIR:AT1G64840.1); Has 35333 Blast hits to 34131 proteins in 2444 species: Archae - 798; Bacteria - 22429; Metazoa - 974; Fungi - 991; Plants - 531; Viruses - 0; Other Eukaryotes - 9610 (source: NCBI BLink).), producing the protein MAMKKKISTSSIMPDWSQLPEELLHIISTHLEDHYFDAVHARSVCRSWRSTFPFPSSLLRQSYSLPAFPLESKDLCCTLEKVPLFLFRVLTPPDAADASSEYFLGGLGQDKSNDHVELPSPLQCSVKVNVPGTEPILMNMLDCQIIPLGHKYRLMIGCNPEEYSAAFLPLNEQGGGGEFVALLDCTDLFLVLRSTEMRWIRLEKPSTASCKELFTFRGRFYATFFNGDTFVIDPSSLEATPLTPHIDSNFLVPSGNEELFLVKTDFLRCRVSRLDEEAAEWVEVSDLGDRVLFLGGHLGNFYCSAKELPHGCGLTGDSILFTVGSRNVTYPYKYGVHTNKRKAEDNINCWRSSRENRVLFRNRYDPVLSFRVER; encoded by the coding sequence ATGgcaatgaaaaagaagatatcaaCATCATCGATAATGCCAGACTGGTCTCAGCTCCCTGAAGAGCTACTTCACATTATCTCAACGCATCTAGAGGATCACTATTTCGATGCTGTTCATGCCCGCTCTGTTTGCCGCTCATGGCGATCCACATTtccatttccttcttctctattaCGCCAAAGTTACTCTCTTCCCGCTTTCCCTTTAGAAAGCAAAGACTTGTGCTGCACCCTGGAGAAGGTCCCTTTGTTCCTCTTTAGAGTTCTAACTCCTCCTGATGCTGCTGATGCTTCCTCCGAATATTTTCTGGGAGGATTAGGCCAAGATAAGTCAAATGATCATGTGGAGCTTCCATCTCCTCTTCAGTGCTCAGTGAAAGTCAATGTTCCAGGAACTGAGCCAATTTTGATGAACATGCTTGACTGCCAGATCATCCCTCTGGGCCATAAGTACAGATTGATGATCGGTTGCAATCCTGAAGAATACAGTGCAGCTTTTCTTCCGCTAAACGAacaaggaggaggaggcgaATTCGTTGCGCTCCTCGACTgcactgatttgtttttggtgttaaGAAGTACTGAAATGAGATGGATTCGGCTTGAGAAACCCTCAACTGCTTCATGTAAGGAGTTATTCACTTTTAGAGGAAGGTTCTATGCAACTTTCTTTAATGGGGACACGTTCGTTATCGATCCTTCTTCGCTGGAAGCGACTCCCCTAACACCTCATATCGACTCCAACTTTCTGGTTCCATCTGGCAATGAGGAGCTTTTCCTGGTTAAGACAGACTTCCTAAGATGTAGAGTAAGTAGGCTAGATGAGGAGGCTGCTGAATGGGTTGAGGTCAGCGATTTGGGAGACcgtgttttgtttcttggtgGACACCTGGGGAATTTCTACTGCTCCGCTAAGGAGCTTCCTCATGGTTGTGGTTTGACTGGGGACTCGATTTTGTTCACCGTTGGGTCACGCAATGTAACTTACCCCTATAAATATGGAGTacatacaaataaaagaaaggcTGAAGACAATATCAATTGTTGGAGATCCTCAAGGGAGAATCGTGTGTTGTTCCGCAACAGATATGATCCGGTCCTGTCTTTCCGGGTTGAACGCTAG
- a CDS encoding LOW protein: F-box/kelch-repeat protein (unknown protein; CONTAINS InterPro DOMAIN/s: Protein of unknown function DUF295 (InterPro:IPR005174); BEST Arabidopsis thaliana protein match is: Protein of unknown function (DUF295) (TAIR:AT1G64840.1); Has 124 Blast hits to 121 proteins in 7 species: Archae - 0; Bacteria - 0; Metazoa - 0; Fungi - 0; Plants - 124; Viruses - 0; Other Eukaryotes - 0 (source: NCBI BLink).): MAEPKTKKTSTSSITPDWSELPEELLYLEVSRGQLFRCCSCSLCLQLVAIHISFVSLVTPKLLSSLVQRIPFRKQKHVHPREGPSPDIADDQLSDALQCLVNVKIPASIPKKIIPLGHKYRMIGWEYNRATFLRLDKEGRRGEFVVLLEVSDTLLVLTSAEMRWKQLENVPYTICVDIVTFRGRFYALFLSGQIVVIDPYSLEVTLLLSSPQDPRELRSLVPYGKDELFLVEVIIPNDVVIDFSRLARRVRRVDEKAGKWVEVGDLGDCVLLLGNLSCSAKEFPRGFGLTENAVLFGDQSGNAFLYYKQSAVKDLKGESCDDTQPFFPVMALHEDC; encoded by the coding sequence ATGGCAGAACCCAAAACGAAGAAGACATCAACATCATCGATAACCCCAGACTGGTCTGAGCTCCCTGAGGAGCTACTGTATCTTGAAGTATCTAGGGGACAACTGTTTCGATGTTGTTCATGCTCGCTCTGTTTGCAGCTTGTGGCGATCCACATTTCCTTTGTCTCCCTTGTTACGCCCAAGTTACTCTCTTCCCTCGTTCAACGAATTCCCTTCAGAAAGCAAAAACATGTGCACCCTCGAGAAGGTCCATCTCCTGATATTGCTGATGATCAGCTTTCCGATGCTCTTCAATGTTTAGTGAACGTGAAGATCCCAGCATCTATTCCAAAAAAGATCATCCCTTTGGGCCATAAGTACAGAATGATCGGTTGGGAATATAATCGCGCGACTTTTCTTCGGCTAGACAAGGagggaagaagaggagaattTGTTGTGCTTCTCGAAGTCTCTGACACTTTGCTGGTGTTAACAAGTGCTGAAATGAGGTGGAAGCAGCTTGAGAACGTCCCATATACTATATGCGTTGATATAGTCACTTTTAGAGGCAGATTTTATGCACTTTTTCTTTCAGGACAAATCGTCGTTATCGATCCTTATTCGCTGGAGGTGACTCTTCTGTTGTCCTCACCTCAGGACCCGCGAGAATTACGGTCTCTGGTTCCATATGGCAAAGATGAACTTTTCCTGGTTGAGGTAATCATCCCAAATGATGTTGTAATAGACTTTAGTCGGTTAGCTCGTAGAGTGAGGAGGGTAGATGAGAAGGCTGGTAAATGGGTTGAGGTCGGTGATTTGGGAGACTGTGTATTGTTACTTGGAAATCTCTCTTGCTCGGCTAAGGAATTTCCTCGGGGTTTTGGTTTGACTGAGAACGCAGTTTTGTTCGGCGATCAGTCAGGCAATGCATTTTTATACTATAAACAAAGTGCGGTAAAAGATCTCAAGGGAGAATCGTGTGATGATACTCAACCATTTTTTCCGGTTATGGCTCTCCATGAAGACTGCTAG